Within Leptospirillum ferriphilum, the genomic segment CCGGTCGACAAGATGACGAGGGGTGATGGAGTCCACCTGAACGGCCCTTTCTTTCATAAGGAAAGGGATGATGACTCCTGTGAGAGATGGATTTGTTTTTTTCTTGCAGGAGACCGTTCGAGGTAGATCTGTTGTCCCTTTTTTCTTGTGCCCGTTGGAGGGCTCCTGGGTCAGATTCGATTCCAGTCGGGCTGTCATGCTGCTTGCTTTCGATTGACAATCGGGAAGCGATGTCTTTTGGAAAGGACCAGGAATGGGCGAGCCGTTCTTCGAATCAAAGATCCGGTCAGGTTGGAAGGAGTTCATGAGCTGGCGCGTTCTCCTGCCACTGGCGGGATTGCTCCTCACATTGCTCTGGGGAGGCCAGCGCTGGCGTGAAGACCGACACTATGTCTATTCGGACGATGTCTACGTCCAGGGAAAAATCACGCTGGTCTCTTCTTCCGTCGGGGGTCGGATCATCGCCCTGAACGTAAATGAAGGTGATCCGGTCCGCAGAGGAGATATTCTCGCTACCGTCGACCGGACAGGGGAAACCTATCAGCGGACCCATAACGCAGGCAAGAATCTTCAGGCTTATCAACTGTTGAAAAAGGATCTGTCCCGGCTCAAAGATCTTTTTCGCAGGGAGAAGGATGAGAAAGACCGCTATCTTCGTTCAAAGGATCTGCTTCAGGAACACTTCATCTCTCTCCAGAAACTGGAGGATGTTCGCACACGCTGGGAGAAGGTTCGGGCAAAACGGCACGAACTCCAGGGGGCCATTGCCGCGGAAGAGGAGGCTCTGGAAGTGACGGAAGTTCATCCGAGAAATGAAACGGTTTTCGCGCCGATTGGTGGACAGGTCGCCCAGAGACTGGTCAATCTCGGTGAAACAGTCCGTCCTCGACAACCCATTGTCAGTCTGATTAACACGAATGACCTGTCAAGCATCTGGCTTGACGCGTTTGTCAGGGAGACACAAGTCTGGAAGATCAAGCCCGGCCAGAAGGTCCGGATTCATATTGACAGTTGGCCAAAAGATACATTTTATGGACATGTCCTGGAATTTATTCCAGCCGCTTCCCAGGCTTTTTCCCAGCTTCCGGCCCAGAATGCAGCTGGCACTTTTGTCAAGGTTGTGCAGCGGATTCCAGTTCGCATTGTCTTCGACGGGTTGAAAAATCGGACCATTCTTCCGGGAATGTCGGCAGAAGTCTGG encodes:
- a CDS encoding HlyD family secretion protein, whose translation is MSWRVLLPLAGLLLTLLWGGQRWREDRHYVYSDDVYVQGKITLVSSSVGGRIIALNVNEGDPVRRGDILATVDRTGETYQRTHNAGKNLQAYQLLKKDLSRLKDLFRREKDEKDRYLRSKDLLQEHFISLQKLEDVRTRWEKVRAKRHELQGAIAAEEEALEVTEVHPRNETVFAPIGGQVAQRLVNLGETVRPRQPIVSLINTNDLSSIWLDAFVRETQVWKIKPGQKVRIHIDSWPKDTFYGHVLEFIPAASQAFSQLPAQNAAGTFVKVVQRIPVRIVFDGLKNRTILPGMSAEVWIDRTSVEKKDLLR